In the genome of Xenopus laevis strain J_2021 chromosome 1S, Xenopus_laevis_v10.1, whole genome shotgun sequence, one region contains:
- the c20orf27.S gene encoding UPF0687 protein C20orf27 homolog isoform X1: MAAAKKGAKPKACGVRFAAGFAEEGTHNHVHFDEQLHDSVVMVSKQDDGNFLVKVGFLKILHKYEISFSLPPEQRLGKSICVAPHPTLNLKVLSITSQAEGLSIKCEYTAHKEGVLKEEMILTSETNNKAAMKVVVQARVLDRHHGTPMLLEGVRCIGAELEYDSEQSDWHGFD; this comes from the exons ATGGCGGCCGCTAAAAAGG GGGCGAAGCCTAAAGCGTGCGGGGTTCGTTTTGCCGCAGGATTCGCTGAAGAGGGGACGCACAACCACGTCCATTTCGATGAGCAGCTGCACGATTCTGTGGTTATGGTGTCCAAGCAAGATGATGGGAATTTCTTGGTCAAG GTTGGTTTCCTGAAGATTTTGCATAAATATGAAATCTCTTTTTCGTTGCCGCCGGAGCAGAGACTGGGGAAGAGCATCTGCGTGGCCCCTCACCCCACCCTCAACCTGAAAGTGCTGAGCATAACGTCACAGGCAGAAG GACTGAGCATTAAGTGTGAATACACGGCACACAAGGAGGGGGTCCTGAAGGAAGAAATGATTCTGACGAGTGAAACCAACAATAAAGCCGCAATGAAAGTGGTGGTTCAAGCAAGAGTTCTGG ATCGACACCACGGGACCCCAATGCTACTGGAAGGAGTGCGATGTATCGGCGCTGAGCTGGAGTACGACTCTGAGCAGAGCGACTGGCATGGATTCGACTAG
- the c20orf27.S gene encoding UPF0687 protein C20orf27 homolog isoform X2 yields the protein MAAAKKGAKPKACGVRFAAGFAEEGTHNHVHFDEQLHDSVVMVSKQDDGNFLVKVGFLKILHKYEISFSLPPEQRLGKSICVAPHPTLNLKVLSITSQAEGLSIKCEYTAHKEGVLKEEMILTSETNNKAAMKVVVQARVLVFPIFAV from the exons ATGGCGGCCGCTAAAAAGG GGGCGAAGCCTAAAGCGTGCGGGGTTCGTTTTGCCGCAGGATTCGCTGAAGAGGGGACGCACAACCACGTCCATTTCGATGAGCAGCTGCACGATTCTGTGGTTATGGTGTCCAAGCAAGATGATGGGAATTTCTTGGTCAAG GTTGGTTTCCTGAAGATTTTGCATAAATATGAAATCTCTTTTTCGTTGCCGCCGGAGCAGAGACTGGGGAAGAGCATCTGCGTGGCCCCTCACCCCACCCTCAACCTGAAAGTGCTGAGCATAACGTCACAGGCAGAAG GACTGAGCATTAAGTGTGAATACACGGCACACAAGGAGGGGGTCCTGAAGGAAGAAATGATTCTGACGAGTGAAACCAACAATAAAGCCGCAATGAAAGTGGTGGTTCAAGCAAGAGTTCTGG ttttcccaataTTTGCAGTTTAA